The Triticum dicoccoides isolate Atlit2015 ecotype Zavitan chromosome 6A, WEW_v2.0, whole genome shotgun sequence genome has a window encoding:
- the LOC119315843 gene encoding pentatricopeptide repeat-containing protein At4g20770-like, protein MPEPNVVSWNTVISALARSERAGEALGLYEGMLREGLVPTHFTLASVLSACGSMAALEDGRRCHGLVVKVGLEENLFVENALLGMYTKCGSVGDAVRLFDRMARPNEVSFTAMMGGLAQTGSVDDALRLFARMCRSGVRVDPVAVSSVLGSCAQAGASEFNVLRAFQLGQCIHALIVRKGYGADQHVGNSLIDMYTKCMQMDEAVKVFDSLPSVSIVSWNILITGFGQAGSYEKALEVLNMMVESGSEPNEVTYSNMLASCIKARDVPSARAMFDNISRPTLTTWNTLLSGYCQEELHQETIELFRKMQHQNVQPDRTTLAVILSSCSRLGNLNLGAQVHSASIRLLLHNDMFVASGLVDMYAKCGQISIARSIFNRMTERDVVCWNSMISGLAIHSFNKEAFDFFKQMRQNGMMPTSSSYATMINSCARLPSVPQGRQIHAQVAKDGYDQNVYVGSALIDMYAKCGNMDDARLSFDSMVTKNIVAWNEMIHGYAQNGFGEKAVELFEYMLTTEQRPDSVTFIAVLTGCSHSGLVDEAIAFFNSMKSTYRITPLAEHYTCLIDGLGRAGRLVEVEALIEQMPYKDDPIVWEVLLAACAVHHNAELGECAAQHLFHLDPKNPSPYVLLSNIYASLGRHGDASGIRALMISRGVVKGRGYSWIDHKDDVRAFMVADDLQKDSGESKMFSNQESAAGVTEVHQKETCAG, encoded by the coding sequence atgcccgagCCGAACGTCGTCTCCTGGAACACCGTCATCTCCGCGCTCGCGCGGTCCGAGCGCGCGGGCGAGGCGCTGGGCCTCTACGAAGGGATGCTGCGGGAGGGCCTCGTCCCGACGCACTTCACGCTCGCCAGCGTGCTCAGCGCTTGCGGCTCCATGGCCGCGCTCGAGGACGGGAGGCGCTGCCATGGGCTCGTAGTCAAGGTCGGGCTTGAAGAGAATCTGTTCGTGGAGAACGCGCTCCTTGGCATGTACACCAAGTGCGGCAGCGTCGGGGATGCTGTGCGGCTGTTCGACCGGATGGCTCGCCCGAACGAGGTGTCGTTCACGGCGATGATGGGAGGGCTGGCACAGACTGGGTCCGTGGACGATGCGCTCAGGTTGTTCGCCAGGATGTGCAGGAGTGGGGTACGAGTTGATCCCGTGGCCGTGTCAAGTGTTCTGGGCTCGTGCGCACAAGCTGGCGCCAGCGAGTTCAatgttcttcgcgcgttccagcttgGGCAGTGCATTCACGCCTTGATCGTCAGAAAAGGCTATGGGGCAGACCAGCATGTGGGGAACTCCTTGATCGATATGTACACCAAGTGCATGCAAATGGACGAGGCTGTCAAGGTGTTCGACTCATTGCCCAGCGTCAGTATTGTTTCTTGGAACATCCTTATAACTGGATTTGGCCAGGCGGGCAGTTATGAGAAGGCTTTGGAAGTATTGAACATGATGGTAGAGTCGGGCTCTGAGCCCAATGAGGTCACTTACAGTAACATGCTCGCGTCCTGTATTAAGGCGAGGGATGTTCCATCTGCTCGTGCAATGTTTGACAATATATCAAGGCCGACTTTGACTACGTGGAACACACTTTTGTCTGGTTACTGCCAGGAGGAACtgcatcaagaaacaatcgagtTGTTTAGGAAAATGCAGCATCAAAATGTGCAGCCTGACCGAACAACTCTGGCCGTGATCCTCAGTTCATGCTCAAGATTGGGGAATTTGAACCTTGGAGCACAAGTTCATTCTGCTTCAATAAGACTCCTGTTGCATAATGACATGTTCGTCGCTAGTGGTTTGGTCGATATGTATGCAAAATGTGGACAGATTAGTATTGCCAGGAGCATTTTCAACAGGATGACAGAGAGAGATGTGGTGTGTTGGAATTCCATGATCTCAGGTTTGGCTATCCATTCTTTCAACAAAGAGGCCTTTGATTTCTTCAAGCAGATGCGACAAAATGGAATGATGCCCACATCCTCCTCCTATGCTACCATGATTAATTCATGTGCAAGACTTCCTTCTGTACCTCAAGGTAGGCAGATACATGCACAAGTTGCGAAAGATGGTTATGATCAGAATGTCTATGTGGGTAGTGCCCTGATTGATATGTATGCTAAATGTGGCAACATGGACGATgcacgtctttccttcgacagcatggtgactaagaatatagttgCATGGAATGAGATGATACATGGATATGCTCAGAATGGTTTTGGAGAAAAGGCCGTTGAACTATTTGAGTATATGTTAACTACAGAACAGCGGCCAGATAGTGTCACTTTCATTGCCGTCCTAACAGGATGTAGTCACTCCGGGCTCGTAGATGAAGCCATTGCATTCTTTAATTCCATGAAGAGTACTTACAGAATTACACCACTGGCTGAGCATTACACTTGTCTCATAGATGGATTGGGGCGAGCGGGTCGGCTTGTTGAAGTGGAGGCACTAATAGAACAGATGCCATACAAAGATGATCCTATAGTGTGGGAAGTTCTACTTGCTGCATGTGCTGTACATCACAATGCTGAATTGGGGGAATGTGCCGCGCAGCACCTGTTCCACCTTGATCCAAAGAACCCATCACCCTATGTTCTCTTGTCAAACATATATGCTTCCTTAGGCCGACATGGGGATGCATCAGGCATTAGGGCATTGATGATTAGCCGTGGAGTTGTCAAAGGTCGTGGATACAGCTGGATAGATCACAAGGATGATGTTCGTGCCTTTATGGTTGCTGATGATCTTCAGAAGGACAGTGGAGAATCTAAAATGTTCAGCAATCAAGAGAGTGCTGCTGGGGTTACAGAAGTACACCAGAAAGAGACATGTGCTGGTTGA